A stretch of Geotrypetes seraphini chromosome 2, aGeoSer1.1, whole genome shotgun sequence DNA encodes these proteins:
- the LOC117354804 gene encoding zinc finger MYM-type protein 1-like — translation MKQHRPSGTQQRKIKKAKGEAIESISGSMLKYVMLSASHKGNEEDSEEVQAGTSEIPVVETQDSDDPELKEDSESSSISTDTEEENLIDSKSQHQQHKNNSGEERDASKDQEFEEIAYGILLYCDIAAWPVPVPDDLRVNLVKKGSEPFQNKNGPFSASQREGKKSKGFSRHLTTSWFYKSLPKGEKVLRTWMVYSKSKNCLFCFCCRLFADSETKAGTSVFVTGFKNWWKLNPKVPEHERSEQHLFCLEQWKTLARGLELHKTIDRIHEVEMDKERKYWRDILHRVLDVIMFLAKQNLPFRGHREDMLSTNKGNFLELIELLSNYNPILKEHFVKIKHAIPSESRLSSYLSPKIQNEFIHLLRNYVKEKIVADIKKAKYFGILFDSTPDVSYTDQMCEVIRYVYIEDDNVEIKESFLGFFPISGKSAAELTEQILKQLDSDGLDINLCRGQGYDNAATMAGIHGGVQAKIKEINPKALFVPCANHSLNLCGVHSFGSVSSYVTFFGALEKVYSFFSVSTHRWEML, via the coding sequence ATGAAACAACATCGACCTAGTGGAACTcaacaaagaaaaattaaaaaagcaaaagGGGAGGCGATTGAATCAATATCTGGATCTATGTTGAAATATGTAATGCTTTCAGCATCGCATAAAGGTAATGAAGAAGATTCTGAAGAAGTGCAAGCTGGCACATCCGAAATACCTGTAGTAGAAACGCAAGATTCAGATGACCCTGAACTGAAAGAAGACAGTGAATCGTCATCTATAAGCACTGACACTGAGGAAGAGAATCTAATTGATAGCAAGAGTCAACACCAACAGCATAAAAATAACAGTGGAGAAGAAAGGGATGCTAGTAAAGACCAAGAGTTTGAAGAAATAGCGTATGGCATTTTACTTTATTGTGATATCGCTGCTTGGCCAGTACCAGTTCCAGATGACTTAAGAGTTAACCTGGTTAAGAAGGGAAGTGAaccttttcaaaataaaaatggaCCTTTCTCTGCTAGTCAGCGAGAAGGAAAAAAGAGCAAAGGATTCAGTCGACACTTAACAACCTCATGGTTCTATAAATCTTTACCAAAGGGCGAAAAAGTTTTGAGAACCTGGATGGTTTATTCAAAATCAAAAAattgcttgttttgtttttgctgcaGACTGTTTGCAGATAGTGAGACAAAAGCTGGAACATCTGTCTTTGTAACTGGCTTTAAAAACTGGTGGAAATTAAATCCTAAAGTCCCTGAACATGAGCGATCAGAACAACATCTCTTCTGCTTAGAACAATGGAAGACCTTGGCAAGGGGACTGGAACTCCATAAAACTATTGATAGAATTCATGAAGTGGAAATGGATAAAGAGAGAAAATACTGGAGAGACATTTTACATCGTGTTTTGGATGTAATTATGTTTTTGGCTAAACAAAACCTTCCTTTCCGTGGTCACAGAGAGGATATGTTATCAACAAACAAAGGAAATTTTTTGGAGTTGATAGAATTACTATCAAATTATAACCCAATTTTGAAGGAACATTTTGTAAAAATCAAACATGCTATTCCTTCTGAAAGCAGATTGAGTTCATACTTATCTCCAAAAATTCAAAATGAATTCATTCATCTTCTGAGAAATTATGTCAAAGAAAAAATTGTGGCAGatattaaaaaagcaaaatacTTTGGCATTCTTTTTGATAGCACCCCTGATGTTTCATACACTGATCAAATGTGTGAAGTGATCAGATATGTCTATATTGAAGATGATAACGTTGAAATAAAGGAATCATTCTTGGGCTTCTTTCCTATTTCTGGGAAGTCTGCTGCTGAACTCACGGAACAGATCTTGAAACAACTGGATAGTGATGGACTGGATATAAACCTCTGTCGTGGTCAAGGCTATGACAACGCTGCAACTATGGCTGGCATTCATGGTGGTGTTCaggcaaaaatcaaagaaattaatcccAAGGCTTTATTTGTGCCTTGTGCAAATCATTCTCTGAACCTTTGTGGAGTTCACTCTTTTGGAAGTGTTTCTTCATAtgtgactttttttggagctttGGAAAAAGTGTATTCATTCTTTTCAGTCTCAACTCATCGATGGGAAATGCTGTAG